Proteins from one Amycolatopsis benzoatilytica AK 16/65 genomic window:
- a CDS encoding DEAD/DEAH box helicase: protein MTTFTELGLPKPLVDALAQQGVTEPFPIQAATLPHTLAGRDVLGRGRTGSGKTYGFVLPVLARLAAGPTRRRPGRPRALILAPTRELATQIEAAIVPLARPLGLKATTIFGGVSANPQITRLRDGVDIVVACPGRLADHMRSGEAKLDKIEITVLDEADHMADLGFLPEVRRIMAATPERGQRLLFSATLDNGIDVLAKQFMNDPVLHSVDSAQSPVSTMTHHVLHLEETHRLPVLVDLTAAPGRTLVFTRTKHRAKALTRKLIANGVPAVELHGNLGQNARTRNLEAFSSGTAKTLVATDIAARGIHVDDVTLVIHADPPVEHKAYLHRSGRTARAGASGTVVTLMTDEQVSDVRALTRKAGISPTTTRISPSHPLLSELAPGDRSFTASPRRPVVDDRPSKVTATGAAPGAGRRRGAPSENRGGQGARAASQARRAAGTRGGPRQGAEPRGARAGSAERQPRREDQPRASNTGGRRAADGSRASGNARRASGGQPSRGRRNGSSAGGRRDS from the coding sequence ATGACGACTTTCACTGAACTCGGCCTGCCCAAACCCCTGGTCGACGCCCTCGCGCAGCAGGGTGTCACCGAGCCGTTCCCGATCCAGGCCGCGACGCTGCCGCACACGCTCGCCGGCCGCGACGTGCTCGGCCGCGGCCGCACCGGCTCCGGCAAGACCTACGGCTTCGTGCTGCCCGTGCTGGCCCGCCTGGCGGCCGGCCCGACCCGGCGCCGGCCCGGCCGCCCGCGCGCGCTGATCCTCGCGCCGACCCGTGAGCTGGCCACCCAGATCGAGGCCGCGATCGTGCCGCTGGCGCGCCCGCTGGGCCTCAAGGCCACCACGATCTTCGGCGGCGTGAGCGCGAACCCGCAGATCACCCGCCTGCGCGACGGCGTCGACATCGTCGTCGCCTGCCCCGGACGGCTCGCCGATCACATGCGCTCCGGCGAGGCGAAGCTGGACAAGATCGAAATCACCGTCCTCGACGAGGCCGACCACATGGCCGACCTGGGCTTCCTGCCCGAGGTCCGGCGCATCATGGCGGCGACCCCGGAGCGCGGCCAGCGCCTGCTGTTCTCCGCGACCCTGGACAACGGCATCGACGTGCTGGCCAAGCAGTTCATGAACGACCCGGTGCTGCACAGCGTCGACTCGGCGCAGTCGCCGGTCTCCACCATGACGCACCACGTGCTGCACCTGGAGGAGACGCACCGGCTCCCGGTCCTGGTCGATCTGACCGCCGCGCCGGGCCGCACTCTGGTGTTCACCCGCACCAAGCACCGCGCGAAGGCGCTCACCCGGAAGCTCATCGCCAACGGCGTCCCCGCGGTCGAGCTGCACGGCAACCTGGGCCAGAACGCTCGCACCCGGAACTTGGAGGCATTCTCCTCCGGCACCGCGAAGACCCTGGTGGCCACGGACATCGCGGCCCGCGGCATCCACGTGGACGACGTGACCCTGGTGATCCACGCGGACCCGCCGGTCGAGCACAAGGCGTACCTGCACCGCTCCGGCCGTACCGCCCGAGCGGGCGCGTCCGGCACCGTCGTCACGCTGATGACCGACGAGCAGGTCTCCGACGTCCGGGCGCTGACCCGCAAGGCCGGGATCTCCCCGACCACCACGCGGATCTCGCCGTCGCACCCGCTGCTGTCCGAACTGGCCCCCGGCGACCGGTCCTTCACTGCCTCGCCGCGCCGCCCGGTCGTGGACGACCGGCCGTCCAAGGTGACCGCTACCGGTGCCGCGCCTGGTGCTGGCCGTCGCCGCGGAGCCCCTTCGGAAAACCGCGGCGGGCAGGGGGCGCGGGCCGCTTCGCAGGCGCGTCGCGCCGCCGGGACGCGAGGTGGCCCTCGACAGGGCGCGGAGCCGCGAGGCGCTCGCGCCGGGTCTGCTGAGCGGCAGCCCCGCCGGGAAGACCAGCCCCGCGCTTCGAACACGGGCGGTCGCCGCGCCGCCGATGGCAGCCGCGCTTCCGGCAACGCCCGCCGCGCGTCCGGCGGACAGCCGTCACGGGGCCGCCGCAACGGCAGCTCCGCTGGCGGACGCCGGGATTCCTGA
- a CDS encoding Tex family protein: MSVQSVEQRIAEELGVREGQVKAAVTLLDEGSTVPFIARYRKEVTGELDDAQLRTLEERLRYLRELDERRAAVLDSIRSQGKLDDELEAQILAADTKSRLEDIYLPYKPKRRTKAQIAREAGLEPLADGLLNDPATDPQAAAAVFVDADKGVADTQAALDGARAILVERFAEDADLIGELREKMWAEGHLASKVRAGKETDGAKFSDYFAFSEPYTKLPSHRILAMLRGEKEEVLDLSMEPSEPVAEDAPPRVGPTEYEQRIAARFGISQQDRPADKWLGDTVRWAWRTKILLHLGIDLRMRLRQSAEDDAVRVFAANLRDLLLAAPAGTRATMGLDPGFRTGVKVAVVDATGKVVDTHVIYPHQPANKWDQSIAELAVLAKKHNVDLISIGNGTASRETDKLAIELIKKHPELKLTKAVVSEAGASVYSASAFASQELPGMDVSLRGAVSIARRLQDPLAELVKIDPKSIGVGQYQHDLSEVSLSRSLDAVVEDCVNAVGVDVNTASAPLLTRVSGITTSLAENIVAHRDSNGPFRSRTALKDVARLGPKAFEQCAGFLRIPDGDDPLDASSVHPESYPVVRRILDRTGTGIRELIGNERTLKTLKPAEFVDETFGLPTVTDILSELEKPGRDPRPAFKTATFAEGVEKIADLKPGMRLEGVVTNVAAFGAFIDVGVHQDGLAHVSALSKNFVKDPREVVKPGDIVKVKVLEVDVPRKRISLTLRLDDEPGAGNNRGGGGGRDRGQGSGGQGGQGGQRRNPQQRGGGGGRDRRDSGGSGSMADALRRAGFGK; encoded by the coding sequence TTGAGCGTGCAGTCGGTCGAGCAGCGGATCGCCGAAGAGCTGGGGGTGCGCGAAGGGCAGGTCAAGGCCGCCGTCACGCTCCTCGACGAGGGGTCGACGGTGCCGTTCATCGCCCGGTACCGCAAAGAGGTCACCGGAGAGCTGGACGACGCCCAGCTGCGGACGCTCGAAGAGCGCCTGCGCTACCTCCGCGAGCTGGACGAACGCCGGGCCGCGGTGCTCGACTCGATCCGGAGCCAGGGCAAGCTGGACGACGAGCTCGAAGCGCAGATCCTCGCCGCGGACACCAAATCGCGGCTGGAGGACATCTACCTGCCCTACAAGCCCAAGCGGCGCACCAAGGCACAGATCGCCCGCGAAGCCGGCCTGGAGCCGCTGGCCGACGGACTGCTGAACGACCCCGCGACGGACCCGCAGGCGGCCGCCGCGGTGTTCGTGGACGCGGACAAGGGCGTCGCCGACACGCAGGCCGCACTGGACGGCGCACGCGCGATCCTGGTCGAGCGGTTCGCCGAGGACGCCGACCTGATCGGCGAGCTGCGCGAGAAGATGTGGGCCGAGGGCCACCTGGCGTCCAAGGTCCGCGCGGGCAAGGAGACCGACGGGGCCAAGTTCTCCGACTACTTCGCCTTCTCCGAGCCCTACACCAAGCTCCCCTCGCACCGGATCCTCGCCATGCTGCGCGGCGAGAAGGAAGAAGTCCTCGACCTGTCGATGGAGCCGTCCGAACCGGTCGCCGAGGACGCCCCGCCGCGGGTCGGCCCGACCGAGTACGAGCAGCGCATCGCCGCCCGGTTCGGCATCAGCCAGCAGGACCGGCCTGCCGACAAGTGGCTCGGCGACACCGTGCGCTGGGCCTGGCGCACGAAGATCCTCCTGCACCTGGGCATCGACCTGCGGATGCGGCTGCGCCAGTCGGCCGAGGACGACGCCGTGCGCGTGTTCGCCGCGAACCTGCGCGACCTGCTGCTGGCCGCCCCGGCCGGCACCCGCGCGACGATGGGCCTCGACCCGGGCTTCCGCACCGGCGTGAAGGTGGCCGTGGTCGACGCGACCGGCAAGGTCGTCGACACCCACGTGATCTACCCGCACCAGCCGGCGAACAAGTGGGACCAGTCGATCGCCGAACTGGCCGTGCTGGCCAAGAAGCACAACGTCGACCTGATCTCGATCGGCAACGGCACCGCGTCGCGGGAGACCGACAAACTGGCCATCGAGCTGATCAAGAAGCACCCGGAGCTCAAGCTCACCAAGGCGGTCGTGTCCGAGGCGGGCGCGTCCGTGTACTCCGCTTCGGCGTTCGCTTCGCAGGAACTGCCCGGCATGGACGTCTCGCTGCGCGGCGCGGTCTCGATCGCCCGCCGGCTGCAGGACCCACTGGCCGAGCTGGTGAAGATCGACCCGAAGTCGATCGGCGTCGGCCAGTACCAGCACGACCTGTCCGAGGTGTCGCTGTCGCGGTCGCTGGACGCGGTGGTCGAGGACTGCGTGAACGCGGTCGGCGTGGACGTGAACACCGCGTCCGCTCCCCTGCTGACCCGCGTTTCGGGCATCACCACGTCGCTGGCCGAGAACATCGTGGCGCACCGCGACAGCAACGGCCCGTTCCGTTCCCGCACCGCGCTCAAGGACGTCGCCCGCCTGGGCCCGAAGGCGTTCGAGCAGTGCGCCGGCTTCCTCCGCATCCCGGACGGCGACGACCCGCTCGACGCGTCCTCGGTGCACCCGGAGTCCTACCCGGTGGTCCGGCGGATCCTCGACCGCACCGGCACCGGCATCCGCGAGCTGATCGGCAACGAGCGCACCCTGAAGACGCTGAAGCCGGCCGAGTTCGTCGACGAGACATTCGGCCTGCCGACCGTCACCGACATCCTGTCCGAGCTGGAGAAGCCGGGCCGCGACCCGCGTCCGGCGTTCAAGACCGCGACCTTCGCCGAGGGCGTGGAGAAGATCGCCGACCTGAAGCCGGGGATGCGCCTGGAGGGCGTCGTCACGAACGTGGCCGCGTTCGGCGCGTTCATCGACGTCGGCGTGCACCAGGACGGCCTGGCGCACGTTTCGGCGCTGTCGAAGAACTTCGTGAAGGACCCGCGCGAGGTGGTGAAGCCCGGCGACATCGTGAAGGTGAAGGTGCTCGAGGTCGACGTGCCGCGCAAGCGGATCTCGCTGACGCTGCGGCTGGACGACGAGCCGGGCGCCGGGAACAACCGCGGTGGCGGTGGGGGCCGGGACCGTGGCCAGGGCAGCGGCGGCCAGGGCGGCCAGGGCGGTCAGCGGCGGAATCCGCAGCAGCGCGGGGGCGGCGGCGGCCGGGATCGTCGTGACTCCGGAGGCAGCGGCTCGATGGCGGACGCGCTTCGTCGGGCCGGGTTCGGCAAGTAG
- a CDS encoding acyl-CoA dehydrogenase, protein MSALLNPRDYDARKFDPETQRLLRATIDWFEARGKRRLTEAYHEREFYADFLEFAGREGLFSTFLTPASDSAGNPDKRWDTSRVAALSEILGFYGLNYWYPWQVTILGLGPVWQSANAAARKRAAEALDAGGVGAFGLSEKEHGADIYSSDLVLTPDGEGGYRATGSKYYIGNGNCARTVSVFGRIEGVEGPEQYVFFYADSEHPNYHVVKNVVPSQMYVAEFRLEDYPVRAEDILHTGPEAFSAALNTVNIGKFNLCFGGIGMATHSLYEAITHAHNRILYGNPVTDFPHVRREFVEAYARLNGMKLFSDRAVDYFRSANQQDRRYLLYNPITKMKVTTEAQKVIGLVADVVAAKGFEADTYLAMAKNDIDGLPKLEGTVAVNLALIAKFMPAYLFAPEEYAPVPTRDDAADDDFLFRQGPARGLSKIRFHDWKPAYENAKHIPNVALFAEQAGVLVRLLSEATPDEAQQKDLDFGLALTELFTLVVYGQLILEQAELTGVADDLIDQLFAVLVQDFSLAAVDLHGKPSSTEKQQELVLSGLRKPVVDGERFDRVWALVRDLSGAYEMNP, encoded by the coding sequence ATGAGCGCGCTGCTGAACCCGCGGGACTACGACGCCCGGAAGTTCGACCCGGAGACCCAGCGCCTGCTGCGGGCGACGATCGACTGGTTCGAAGCGCGCGGCAAGCGGCGCCTGACCGAGGCGTACCACGAACGCGAGTTCTACGCCGACTTCCTCGAGTTCGCCGGGCGGGAAGGCCTGTTCTCGACCTTCCTCACCCCGGCCTCGGACTCGGCGGGGAATCCGGACAAGCGCTGGGACACCAGCCGGGTCGCGGCGCTGTCGGAGATCCTCGGCTTCTACGGCCTGAACTACTGGTACCCGTGGCAAGTCACCATCCTCGGCCTCGGCCCGGTGTGGCAGAGCGCGAACGCAGCCGCCCGCAAACGCGCCGCCGAGGCGCTGGACGCGGGCGGCGTCGGCGCGTTCGGGCTGTCCGAAAAGGAGCACGGGGCGGACATCTACTCGTCCGACCTCGTGCTCACCCCGGACGGCGAGGGCGGCTACCGCGCCACCGGGTCGAAGTACTACATCGGCAACGGGAACTGCGCCCGCACGGTTTCGGTGTTCGGCCGGATCGAGGGCGTCGAAGGACCCGAGCAGTACGTGTTCTTCTACGCCGATTCCGAGCATCCGAACTACCACGTGGTGAAGAACGTCGTGCCGTCGCAGATGTACGTGGCGGAGTTCCGGCTGGAGGACTACCCGGTGCGCGCCGAGGACATCCTCCACACTGGACCGGAAGCGTTCAGCGCCGCGCTGAACACGGTCAACATCGGCAAGTTCAACCTGTGCTTCGGCGGCATCGGAATGGCGACGCACTCGCTGTACGAGGCGATCACGCACGCGCACAACCGGATCCTGTACGGCAACCCGGTCACCGATTTCCCGCACGTGCGCCGTGAATTCGTCGAGGCGTACGCGCGGCTGAACGGGATGAAGCTGTTCTCCGACCGTGCGGTCGACTACTTCCGCTCGGCGAACCAGCAGGACCGCCGCTACCTGCTGTACAACCCGATCACCAAGATGAAGGTCACCACCGAGGCGCAGAAGGTGATCGGCCTGGTCGCGGATGTGGTGGCGGCCAAGGGATTCGAGGCCGACACGTACCTGGCGATGGCGAAGAACGACATCGACGGGCTGCCCAAACTGGAGGGCACCGTCGCGGTGAACCTCGCGCTGATCGCGAAGTTCATGCCCGCGTACCTGTTCGCGCCGGAGGAGTACGCGCCGGTCCCGACCCGCGACGACGCGGCCGACGACGACTTCCTGTTCCGCCAAGGCCCGGCGCGCGGGCTGTCGAAGATCCGGTTCCACGACTGGAAACCGGCCTACGAAAACGCCAAGCACATCCCGAACGTCGCGCTGTTCGCCGAACAGGCCGGTGTGCTGGTGCGGCTGCTGTCGGAGGCCACGCCGGACGAGGCGCAGCAGAAGGACCTGGACTTCGGGCTCGCGCTGACCGAGCTGTTCACCCTCGTGGTGTACGGCCAGCTGATCCTGGAGCAAGCCGAGCTGACCGGCGTCGCCGACGACCTGATCGACCAGCTGTTCGCGGTGCTGGTTCAGGACTTCAGCCTCGCCGCGGTCGATCTGCACGGCAAGCCGAGCTCGACGGAGAAGCAACAGGAGCTGGTGCTGTCCGGCCTGCGCAAGCCGGTGGTGGACGGCGAGCGGTTCGACCGGGTGTGGGCGCTGGTGCGGGATCTGTCCGGCGCCTACGAGATGAATCCCTGA
- a CDS encoding chitinase, which produces MSPHPSRRRLPALLSLLASVALALGVTLSLGSGTASAANILANPGFESGSLDGWTCTGTASVVATQAHDGSHSLSAAPSSSDTGQCSQQVTVQANTAYKLSAWVQGSYVYLGVSGSVEQSTWTPGGSGWQQLSLSFTTGSSTSLTVYLHGWYGQPAYLADDVSLDGPGTPPTTSPTTSAPPTVPTTSASSSTPTTTTPPPVESGLPKHILTGYWQNFDNGAKTLKLADVPTTYNVIAVAFADATSTPGAVSFTLDPGLSSKLGGYTDAQFRADIKTVQARGQKVIISVGGEKGTISVGDSSSADNFANSVKQLISTYGFDGVDIDLENGINATYMAQALRGIHAGGGSVITMAPQTIDMQSAQGGYFQLALNIKDILTVVNMQYYNSGAMNGCNGSVYSQGTVDFLTALSCIQLQGGLRADQVAFGLPSSGSAAGGGYQPPSNVVSAMNCMAKGSGCGSFKPSAAYPDLRGAMTWSINWDASNGYGFANTVSAGLKDLP; this is translated from the coding sequence GTGTCCCCACACCCGTCCCGACGGCGCCTGCCTGCGCTGTTGTCCCTGCTGGCCTCGGTAGCGCTGGCGCTCGGCGTCACGCTCTCGCTGGGCTCCGGCACCGCATCGGCCGCCAACATCCTCGCCAACCCCGGCTTCGAGAGCGGTTCGCTCGACGGCTGGACCTGCACCGGAACGGCTTCGGTGGTCGCCACCCAGGCGCACGACGGCAGCCATTCGCTGAGCGCCGCGCCGTCCTCGTCCGACACCGGACAGTGCTCGCAGCAGGTCACTGTGCAGGCGAACACCGCGTACAAACTGTCCGCCTGGGTCCAGGGCAGCTACGTCTACCTGGGCGTCTCCGGCTCGGTCGAGCAGAGCACGTGGACTCCCGGCGGCAGCGGGTGGCAGCAGCTCAGCCTGAGCTTCACCACCGGCTCGTCCACCAGCCTGACCGTGTACCTGCACGGCTGGTACGGCCAGCCCGCCTACCTCGCCGACGACGTCAGCCTCGACGGTCCGGGCACCCCGCCCACCACCTCGCCCACCACCTCGGCCCCGCCGACCGTTCCCACCACGTCCGCCAGTTCGTCGACGCCGACCACGACCACGCCGCCGCCGGTGGAGAGCGGCCTGCCGAAGCACATCCTCACCGGCTACTGGCAGAACTTCGACAACGGCGCGAAGACGTTGAAACTGGCGGACGTACCGACCACCTACAACGTCATCGCGGTCGCCTTCGCCGACGCCACCAGCACGCCCGGCGCGGTGAGCTTCACGCTCGATCCGGGCCTGTCGTCCAAGCTCGGCGGCTACACCGACGCGCAGTTCCGCGCGGACATCAAGACCGTGCAGGCGCGCGGCCAGAAGGTGATCATCTCGGTCGGCGGCGAGAAGGGCACGATCAGCGTCGGCGACAGCTCGTCGGCGGACAACTTCGCCAACTCGGTGAAGCAGCTGATCTCGACCTACGGGTTCGACGGCGTCGACATCGACCTCGAGAACGGCATCAACGCCACCTACATGGCACAGGCGCTGCGCGGCATTCACGCCGGCGGCGGTTCGGTGATCACGATGGCACCGCAGACCATCGACATGCAGTCCGCCCAGGGCGGCTACTTCCAGCTGGCGCTGAACATCAAGGACATCCTCACTGTCGTCAACATGCAGTACTACAACTCGGGCGCGATGAACGGCTGCAACGGAAGCGTCTACTCGCAAGGCACGGTCGACTTCCTCACCGCGCTCTCCTGCATCCAGCTGCAGGGCGGCCTGCGCGCCGACCAGGTCGCCTTCGGCCTGCCGTCGTCCGGTTCCGCGGCGGGCGGCGGTTACCAGCCGCCGTCGAACGTCGTGTCGGCGATGAACTGCATGGCCAAGGGTTCCGGCTGCGGCTCGTTCAAGCCCTCGGCGGCCTATCCGGACCTGCGCGGCGCGATGACCTGGTCGATCAACTGGGACGCGTCGAACGGATACGGCTTCGCGAACACGGTCAGCGCGGGGCTGAAGGACCTTCCCTGA
- a CDS encoding cold-shock protein, with the protein MEHQGKVVRWDRERGLGVLESSTVEGPVWAHYSMIDENSRGVREAGGFRALAVGDEVRFTVEQAEQDGYHWRAIWICTV; encoded by the coding sequence GTGGAGCATCAGGGAAAAGTCGTGCGCTGGGACCGGGAGCGCGGCCTCGGCGTGCTCGAATCGTCCACTGTAGAAGGCCCAGTGTGGGCCCATTACTCGATGATCGACGAGAACAGCCGCGGCGTGCGCGAAGCTGGCGGGTTCCGCGCATTGGCCGTCGGCGACGAGGTGCGGTTCACCGTCGAGCAGGCGGAACAAGACGGGTACCACTGGCGCGCGATCTGGATCTGCACCGTCTGA
- a CDS encoding YdcF family protein — MIPGVFAAASVLVFVVRFAREPRRVGNAIWFAIALGFTGLWLLSLLRHSEWAQLAVIAGVAIAGALAALVLPWALIANGVVMLRREGRRLANLLSLLAGLGLLAVFVLSVSALALNDPPWLLVLAATVLLVTGYLAFLFVALMLYSILYSRVNRLARADAVIVLGSGLLGDRVPPLLASRLDRAVQVHQRSPGALLVVSGGQGPDELTSEADAMARYLVEAGVPADQVLLEDRATTTGENLRFSVAVLDRRGFSGAVLAVTNNYHVFRTAVLARKLGLKLNVIGAKTASYFVPSAFLREFVALLLQYRKTNALVLLVLAGGPFLLFWYAR; from the coding sequence ATGATCCCCGGAGTGTTCGCAGCGGCTTCCGTGCTCGTGTTCGTGGTGCGGTTCGCGCGCGAGCCGAGGCGGGTGGGCAACGCGATCTGGTTCGCGATCGCGCTCGGATTCACCGGGCTGTGGCTGCTGTCTTTGCTGCGGCACTCCGAATGGGCGCAGCTGGCGGTGATCGCCGGCGTCGCGATCGCCGGCGCTCTGGCCGCGTTGGTGCTGCCGTGGGCGCTGATCGCCAACGGCGTGGTGATGCTGCGCCGGGAAGGGCGGCGGCTGGCGAACCTGCTCTCGCTGCTGGCCGGCCTGGGCTTGCTGGCGGTTTTCGTCCTCTCGGTGAGCGCGCTGGCGCTCAACGACCCGCCGTGGCTGCTCGTGCTGGCCGCGACGGTGCTGCTGGTGACGGGTTATCTGGCCTTCCTGTTCGTGGCGTTGATGCTGTACTCGATCCTGTACAGCCGGGTGAACCGCCTCGCCCGGGCCGACGCGGTCATCGTGCTCGGTTCCGGCCTGCTTGGCGACCGGGTGCCGCCCTTGCTGGCCAGCCGGCTCGACCGGGCGGTGCAGGTGCACCAGCGGTCGCCAGGGGCGCTGCTGGTGGTGTCCGGCGGGCAGGGCCCGGACGAACTGACCTCGGAAGCCGACGCCATGGCGCGCTACCTGGTCGAGGCCGGCGTCCCCGCGGATCAAGTGCTGCTGGAGGACCGGGCGACGACCACCGGCGAGAATCTGCGCTTCAGCGTCGCGGTGCTGGACCGGCGCGGCTTTTCCGGCGCGGTGCTGGCCGTGACGAACAACTACCACGTGTTCCGCACCGCGGTGCTCGCCCGGAAGCTGGGCTTGAAGCTGAACGTGATCGGCGCGAAGACGGCGTCCTATTTCGTGCCGAGCGCGTTTCTGCGGGAATTCGTGGCGTTGTTGCTGCAGTACCGGAAGACGAACGCACTGGTGCTGCTCGTGCTGGCCGGCGGACCGTTCTTGCTGTTCTGGTACGCGCGCTGA
- a CDS encoding dihydrofolate reductase family protein, whose amino-acid sequence MGKVVANAIMSLDGYVAKQDNSIGRLFDWLQNGEVAIPTPAGDFTVHLNPASAQHWRNWVSSVGALICGRTLFDVTQGWQGRHSMDVPVVVVTHRVPQDWIEAHPDAPFTFVTDGVEAAVAAAQELAGDRVVAVTGGTIAQQCLDLGLLDEVAIDLVPVVMGEGNRPFFGRLSSPDVLLGNPTACVQGDRVTHLVFPVR is encoded by the coding sequence ATGGGCAAGGTAGTAGCGAACGCCATCATGTCCCTCGACGGGTACGTCGCCAAGCAGGACAACAGCATCGGCCGGTTGTTCGACTGGCTGCAGAACGGCGAGGTCGCGATCCCGACCCCGGCCGGCGACTTCACCGTGCACCTCAACCCGGCGAGCGCGCAGCACTGGCGGAACTGGGTGTCGTCAGTGGGAGCGCTGATCTGCGGCCGGACGCTGTTCGACGTGACTCAGGGCTGGCAGGGCCGGCACAGCATGGACGTCCCGGTCGTCGTCGTGACGCACCGGGTCCCGCAAGACTGGATCGAGGCCCATCCCGACGCGCCGTTCACCTTCGTCACCGACGGCGTCGAGGCGGCGGTCGCGGCCGCGCAGGAGCTCGCCGGCGACCGGGTCGTCGCGGTCACCGGCGGCACCATCGCCCAGCAGTGCCTGGACCTGGGACTGCTCGACGAGGTAGCCATCGACCTCGTGCCGGTGGTGATGGGCGAGGGGAACCGGCCCTTCTTCGGCCGGCTCTCGTCGCCGGACGTCCTGCTCGGCAACCCGACCGCTTGCGTCCAAGGAGACCGGGTCACCCATCTGGTGTTCCCAGTGCGGTGA
- a CDS encoding serine hydrolase domain-containing protein, whose translation MSADELRGLLGDWAREAAVPGVSVGIAYRGEETLLTAGVSSVDTQLPVDDDTLFMIGSTSKTFAATAALVLVEDGVLELDAPIAGYLPELRLSDPVARETVTLRHLLTHSSGFLGDIEVDTGWGDDALARAVRKFDELPQIFPVGEVFSYCNAGFLLAGRLVEAVSGLPYEEFVRTRLLAPLEMTDSFFQPWEVLTRRHAVGHAMREDGPAVAHLVGLSRSDAPAGGLWSTARDQLKWARFQLSGGKVLSDETRKLMQAAQRPAALAIEEVGLSWLRQRHGGTQLVRHGGNVSNLQLSEFQLAPSEDLAVTVLTNSVGGSALGPRIVDWCLEHLAGLPSLESAPAVAVEPGEFLGKFETGALALEVTERDGSLWAQMLLDSDSSDIVSPPPFEVVFVGEDLLARATDTRRPSARFRRDGHGRVDALEFGGRTALRLPGGNHG comes from the coding sequence ATGAGTGCAGACGAACTCCGGGGACTGCTCGGCGACTGGGCGCGGGAAGCCGCGGTGCCCGGCGTATCGGTCGGAATCGCTTACCGCGGCGAGGAAACGCTGCTCACCGCCGGAGTGTCCAGTGTGGACACCCAGCTGCCGGTGGACGACGACACGCTGTTCATGATCGGCTCCACCAGCAAGACGTTCGCCGCCACCGCGGCACTGGTGCTGGTCGAGGACGGCGTGCTCGAACTGGACGCGCCGATCGCGGGCTACCTGCCGGAGCTGCGGCTGTCCGACCCGGTCGCCCGCGAAACCGTGACGCTGCGGCATCTCCTCACGCACAGCTCCGGCTTTCTCGGCGACATCGAGGTCGACACCGGCTGGGGCGACGACGCGCTCGCCCGCGCGGTGCGGAAGTTCGACGAACTGCCGCAGATCTTCCCGGTCGGCGAGGTCTTCTCCTACTGCAACGCCGGCTTCCTGCTGGCCGGCCGGCTTGTCGAAGCGGTCTCCGGGCTCCCGTACGAGGAGTTCGTCCGCACCCGGCTGCTGGCCCCGCTGGAAATGACGGATTCGTTCTTCCAGCCGTGGGAGGTGCTCACCCGCCGTCACGCGGTCGGCCACGCGATGCGCGAGGACGGCCCGGCGGTCGCGCACCTGGTCGGGCTTTCGCGGAGCGACGCGCCGGCTGGCGGGCTCTGGTCCACTGCCCGTGACCAGCTGAAGTGGGCTCGGTTCCAGCTGTCCGGCGGCAAGGTGCTCAGCGACGAGACCCGGAAACTGATGCAGGCCGCGCAGCGTCCGGCGGCGCTGGCGATCGAGGAGGTCGGGCTGTCCTGGCTGCGGCAGCGCCACGGCGGCACCCAGCTGGTGCGGCACGGCGGCAACGTCAGCAACCTGCAGTTGTCCGAATTCCAGCTGGCGCCGAGCGAGGACCTCGCGGTCACCGTGCTCACCAACAGCGTGGGCGGCAGTGCGCTCGGCCCGCGGATCGTCGACTGGTGCCTGGAGCACCTCGCCGGGCTGCCGAGCCTGGAAAGCGCGCCGGCGGTGGCGGTCGAACCGGGCGAATTCCTCGGCAAGTTCGAGACCGGTGCGCTCGCCCTCGAAGTCACCGAGCGGGACGGCTCGCTCTGGGCCCAGATGCTGCTCGACAGCGACAGCTCGGACATCGTCTCGCCGCCGCCGTTCGAGGTCGTCTTCGTCGGCGAAGACCTGCTCGCCCGGGCCACGGACACCCGCAGGCCGAGCGCCCGTTTCCGGCGCGACGGCCACGGCCGGGTGGACGCGCTGGAATTCGGCGGCCGCACCGCGCTAAGGTTACCGGGCGGTAACCACGGCTGA